A single region of the Oryzias latipes chromosome 21, ASM223467v1 genome encodes:
- the maob gene encoding amine oxidase [flavin-containing] B isoform X2 translates to MRSCVRPAFSGERTLSDGSPSTMTSSSNTYDVIVVGAGISGLSAAKLLKASGLNPVVLEARNRVGGRTFTVRNKETKWVDLGGAYVGPTQNRILRLAKEYDIKTYKVNEQESLVHYVNGKSSPFKGSFPPMWNPIVMLDFNNLFRTMDEMGKEIPQEAPWRAPHAEEWDKLSMQQLFEKICWTSAVRRFATLFVNVNVTSEPHEVSALWFLWYVKQCGGTMRIFSTTNGGQERKFLGGSGQISEGMAKELGERVKLESPVYRIDQTGDLVVVETVNKETYMARYVIVATPPGLNLKMHFSPELPPLRNQLIHRVPMGSVIKCMVYYKENFWRKKGYCGTMVIEEEGAPIGLTLDDTKPDGTVPAIMGVLREPVGRLFFAGTETATEWSGYMEGAVQAGERAAREIMCAMGKIHQNQVWQPEAESMDVPALPFHTTFWERNLPSVGGLLRFMGVSSFLSVAAAAGFVAYKKGLLPHS, encoded by the exons GCTTGAGTGCGGCCAAACTACTGAAAGCCAGTGGGCTGAATCCTGTGGTGCTCGAGGCCAGGAACCGGGTCGGTGGTCGTACCTTCACTGTGCGG AACAAGGAAACCAAATGGGTTGATCTGGGCGGGGCGTATGTGGGACCGACTCAGAACCGCATCCTTCGCTTGGCCAAAGAGTACGACATCAAGACCTACAAAGTCAACGAGCAGGAGAGCCTGGTCCATTATGTCAAt GGGAAGTCCTCCCCGTTCaaaggctccttccctcccatgTGGAACCCCATCGTCATGCTGGATTTCAACAACCTCTTCAGGACTATGGATGAGATGGGAAAGGAG ATTCCACAGGAAGCGCCGTGGAGAGCCCCCCACGCTGAGGAGTGGGACAAGTTGAGCATGCAGCAGCTCTTTGAGAAGATCTGCTGGACCAG TGCTGTTCGCCGCTTCGCCACACTGTTTGTCAACGTCAACGTGACGTCAGAGCCCCATGAGGTTTCAGCTTTGTGGTTTCTTTGGTACGTCAAACAGTGTGGAGGAACCATGAGGATCTTCTCAACCACAAATGGAGGCCAG GAGAGGAAGTTTCTGGGCGGATCTGGTCAGATCAGCGAGGGCATGGCCAAAGAGCTGGGTGAGCGTGTGAAGCTGGAGTCACCGGTTTACAGAATCGACCAGACTGGAGACCTGGTGGTGGTGGAGACGGTGAACAAAGAGACCTACATG GCCAGATATGTCATCGTGGCGACTCCTCCTGGTCTGAACCTGAAGATGCACTTTAGCCCCGAGTTGCCACCACTCAGGAACCAGCTCATTCACCGCGTGCCCATGGGCTCCGTCATCAAGTGCATGGTGTACTACAAAGAGAACTTCTGGAGGAAAAAGG GTTACTGTGGAACCATGGTGATTGAGGAAGAGGGTGCTCCAATTGGACTGACACTTGATGACACAAAGCCAGATGGGACTGTGCCTGCTATTATGGG AGTTCTGAGGGAGCCGGTGGGGAGGTTGTTCTTCGCTGGCACAGAGACGGCCACAGAGTGGAGCGGATACATGGAGGGAGCCGTacaagcaggagagagggcagccAGAGAG ATTATGTGTGCGATGGGTAAAATCCACCAGAATCAGGTCTGGCAGCCGGAGGCTGAGAGCATG GACGTCCCAGCACTTCCGTTCCACACCACCTTCTGGGAGAGGAATTTGCCTTCAGTCGGCGGTCTGCTGAGGTTCATgggggtctccagcttcctgtcTGTGGCCGCAGCAGCCGGCTTTGTGGCCTACAAGAAAGGCCTTCTGCCCCACAGTTAA
- the maob gene encoding amine oxidase [flavin-containing] B isoform X1 produces the protein MRSCVRPAFSGERTLSDGSPSTMTSSSNTYDVIVVGAGISGLSAAKLLKASGLNPVVLEARNRVGGRTFTVRNKETKWVDLGGAYVGPTQNRILRLAKEYDIKTYKVNEQESLVHYVNGKSSPFKGSFPPMWNPIVMLDFNNLFRTMDEMGKEIPQEAPWRAPHAEEWDKLSMQQLFEKICWTSAVRRFATLFVNVNVTSEPHEVSALWFLWYVKQCGGTMRIFSTTNGGQERKFLGGSGQISEGMAKELGERVKLESPVYRIDQTGDLVVVETVNKETYMARYVIVATPPGLNLKMHFSPELPPLRNQLIHRVPMGSVIKCMVYYKENFWRKKGYCGTMVIEEEGAPIGLTLDDTKPDGTVPAIMGFILARKSRKLVSLTKEERLKRICEIYSRVLGSEEALHPVHYEEKNWCEEEYSGGCYTAYFPPGILTQFGKVLREPVGRLFFAGTETATEWSGYMEGAVQAGERAAREIMCAMGKIHQNQVWQPEAESMDVPALPFHTTFWERNLPSVGGLLRFMGVSSFLSVAAAAGFVAYKKGLLPHS, from the exons GCTTGAGTGCGGCCAAACTACTGAAAGCCAGTGGGCTGAATCCTGTGGTGCTCGAGGCCAGGAACCGGGTCGGTGGTCGTACCTTCACTGTGCGG AACAAGGAAACCAAATGGGTTGATCTGGGCGGGGCGTATGTGGGACCGACTCAGAACCGCATCCTTCGCTTGGCCAAAGAGTACGACATCAAGACCTACAAAGTCAACGAGCAGGAGAGCCTGGTCCATTATGTCAAt GGGAAGTCCTCCCCGTTCaaaggctccttccctcccatgTGGAACCCCATCGTCATGCTGGATTTCAACAACCTCTTCAGGACTATGGATGAGATGGGAAAGGAG ATTCCACAGGAAGCGCCGTGGAGAGCCCCCCACGCTGAGGAGTGGGACAAGTTGAGCATGCAGCAGCTCTTTGAGAAGATCTGCTGGACCAG TGCTGTTCGCCGCTTCGCCACACTGTTTGTCAACGTCAACGTGACGTCAGAGCCCCATGAGGTTTCAGCTTTGTGGTTTCTTTGGTACGTCAAACAGTGTGGAGGAACCATGAGGATCTTCTCAACCACAAATGGAGGCCAG GAGAGGAAGTTTCTGGGCGGATCTGGTCAGATCAGCGAGGGCATGGCCAAAGAGCTGGGTGAGCGTGTGAAGCTGGAGTCACCGGTTTACAGAATCGACCAGACTGGAGACCTGGTGGTGGTGGAGACGGTGAACAAAGAGACCTACATG GCCAGATATGTCATCGTGGCGACTCCTCCTGGTCTGAACCTGAAGATGCACTTTAGCCCCGAGTTGCCACCACTCAGGAACCAGCTCATTCACCGCGTGCCCATGGGCTCCGTCATCAAGTGCATGGTGTACTACAAAGAGAACTTCTGGAGGAAAAAGG GTTACTGTGGAACCATGGTGATTGAGGAAGAGGGTGCTCCAATTGGACTGACACTTGATGACACAAAGCCAGATGGGACTGTGCCTGCTATTATGGG CTTCATCCTGGCGCGGAAAAGCAGAAAGCTGGTCAGCCTGACTAAAGAAGAACG GCTGAAGAGGATCTGTGAGATCTACTCCCGAGTGCTGGGCTCAGAGGAGGCTCTGCAT CCTGTTCATTATGAGGAGAAGAACTGGTGTGAGGAGGAGTACTCTGGGGGGTGCTACACTGCTTATTTCCCTCCTGGAATCCTCACCCAGTTTGGCAA AGTTCTGAGGGAGCCGGTGGGGAGGTTGTTCTTCGCTGGCACAGAGACGGCCACAGAGTGGAGCGGATACATGGAGGGAGCCGTacaagcaggagagagggcagccAGAGAG ATTATGTGTGCGATGGGTAAAATCCACCAGAATCAGGTCTGGCAGCCGGAGGCTGAGAGCATG GACGTCCCAGCACTTCCGTTCCACACCACCTTCTGGGAGAGGAATTTGCCTTCAGTCGGCGGTCTGCTGAGGTTCATgggggtctccagcttcctgtcTGTGGCCGCAGCAGCCGGCTTTGTGGCCTACAAGAAAGGCCTTCTGCCCCACAGTTAA